A single window of Culicoides brevitarsis isolate CSIRO-B50_1 chromosome 3, AGI_CSIRO_Cbre_v1, whole genome shotgun sequence DNA harbors:
- the LOC134833807 gene encoding TBC1 domain family member 22B produces MENHNFWKNSVNTKPGRIKKDNNVAGAAAAAGSSSFQKFQNSVQDAWEVGDDEFCIVSGLLSESKVSRKSFSSPAPANVIQTHKSNGTGSNRDKEPAAKENCQENRNVASAPSSSASPVPVVSADPKPKFHYPGRVQLLKFPSTIASKNDEYESKLEKYKTILEAPLLNLKALKELCWSGIPRKMRGVTWRLLSGHLPTSLERRESVLQRKRADYQKLVEQYFDVSNQNFEKNERLQDTQSFDQDDTYRQINIDVPRMNPQVPLFQQKWVQAMFERILFIWAIRHPASGYVQGINDLVTPFFIVFLQEALESGTVDIDTCKLEDLTTEQRHIIEADSFWCLSKFLDCIQDNYIFAQLGIQAKVNQLKELIQRIDGTLHRHLQTHGVDYLQFSFRWMNNLLTRELPLHCTIRLWDTYLAESDGFAVFQLYVCAAFLLNWRDQLLQENDFQGLMLLLQNLPTQNWSDSNISVLVAEAFRLQFTYSDAPKHLETKSS; encoded by the coding sequence ATGGAAAACCACAATTTTTGGAAGAACAGCGTCAATACGAAACCGGGTCGCATCAAAAAGGACAACAATGTCGCTGGAGCGGCTGCTGCTGCCGGAAGTTCGTCTTTCCAAAAGTTCCAAAATTCCGTGCAGGACGCCTGGGAAGTGGGAGACGACGAATTTTGCATCGTGTCTGGGCTGCTGAGCGAATCCAAGGTTTCACGCAAGTCTTTTTCGTCGCCGGCGCCAGCGAATGTCATCCAGACCCACAAAAGCAACGGAACGGGCTCGAATCGGGACAAAGAACCGGCTGCCAAGGAAAATTGCCAGGAAAATCGAAATGTTGCATCGGCACCGAGCTCATCCGCGAGTCCCGTGCCTGTCGTTTCGGCAGATCCCAAGCCGAAATTTCACTATCCGGGCAGGGTGCAACTGCTAAAATTCCCCTCGACGATCGCCAGTAAGAATGACGAGTACGAATCAAAGTTGGAAAAGTACAAGACGATCCTCGAAGCACCGCTGTTGAACTTGAAAGCCTTAAAAGAACTTTGTTGGTCGGGAATTCCGCGGAAAATGCGCGGCGTAACGTGGCGCCTGCTATCCGGACACTTGCCAACGAGTCTGGAGCGACGCGAATCCGTGTTGCAACGCAAACGAGCCGATTATCAGAAACTCGTGGAGCAATATTTCGACGTTTCCAACCAGAATTTCGAGAAAAACGAACGACTTCAGGATACGCAGAGCTTCGATCAGGACGACACGTATCGCCAGATCAACATCGATGTACCTCGCATGAATCCGCAAGTGCCGTTGTTCCAGCAAAAGTGGGTGCAGGCGATGTTTGAGCGGATTTTGTTCATTTGGGCCATCAGACATCCCGCTTCCGGCTACGTGCAAGGCATAAATGACCTGGTGACGccatttttcatcgtttttctGCAAGAGGCTCTCGAATCGGGCACCGTGGATATTGATACGTGCAAATTGGAGGACTTGACGACGGAACAACGGCACATCATCGAGGCAGATTCGTTTTGGTGTCTCTCGAAATTCTTGGATTGCATACAggataattatatttttgcgcAGCTGGGCATTCAGGCGAAGGTGAATCAACTGAAGGAGCTTATTCAGCGGATTGATGGGACGCTGCATCGACACTTGCAGACGCATGGCGTGGATTATCTGCAGTTCTCGTTTCGCTGGATGAATAATTTGTTGACGCGAGAGCTTCCGTTGCATTGTACGATCCGGCTGTGGGACACGTATTTGGCGGAATCCGATGGATTTGCCGTGTTTCAGCTATATGTTTGTGCAGCTTTCTTACTGAACTGGCGCGATCAACTTTTGCAAGAGAACGATTTTCAg
- the LOC134833575 gene encoding beta-galactosidase, whose translation MLKLLVALAVAFTVVASEGTSTTVSSRSFVVDWDNDRFLKDGEPFRFVAGSFHYFRALKETWRHKLRTMRAAGLNAVTTYVEWSLHNPKENYYVWDGIADLNYFIQVAAEEGLLVILRPGPYICAERDMGGFPYWLLTKYPNIKLRTYDADYLREVEKWYNVLMPRIRTQLYGNGGPIIMVQVENEYGSFGVNDQNYKLWLKQLTEDFVGDTAVLFTNDGPSQTPRGYLEGVLATLDFGSGSNSQIDGWWGTLRKYMPKGPLVNIEYYPGWLTHWQEDMQRVDTAPVVNSLRYMLQQNASVNFYMFFGGTNFGFTAGANDGGPNRYNADVTSYDYDAPMTEAGDITPKYLAIRDVIGEFLPLPSLPIPEISPKVKFGPVSMRPISVLLSNFAKRRLSQGVIENRVPLTFEALNQYSGLVLYETTLPKINRDPVNLHAENVHDRAYVFVDRNFVGIMSRENGVDTLSVPAGLGSRLQIVVENQGRINFNIPNDFKGLLGKVSYNGKELTGWNMTKFPLDNPADILKMVETYMQQPFPSTSHGRSFVRTGPTFFYGTFNLTKQQLHDTYLNPTGWGKGIAYINGFNLGRYWPLVGPQISLYVPKELLKEGDNYLIMLEYQKVPDASSVVFDDHESLDG comes from the exons atGCTCAAACTACTTGTTGCTCTAGCGGTTGCATTCACTGTAGTTGCGAGTGAAGGAACGTCAACGACAGTt TCTTCACGATCATTCGTGGTCGATTGGGATaacgatcgatttttgaaagatGGAGAACCTTTCCGATTTGTTGCTGGatcttttcattattttcgtgCCCTGAAGGAAACTTGGAGACACAAGCTAAGGACCATGAGAGCAGCAGGCTTGAATGCTGTTACAAC atacgTTGAATGGTCCCTTCACAACCCGAAAGAAAATTACTACGTCTGGGATGGCATTGCTGACTTAAATTACTTCATTCAAGTGGCTGCCGAAGAAGGTCTTCTCGTGATTCTTCGTCCTGGACCTTACATTTGCGCTGAACGTGACATGGGCGGCTTCCCGTATTGGCTCCTTACGAAATATCCAAATATCAAGTTACGCACTTATGATGCCGACTATTTGCGAGAAGTTGAAAAATGGTACAATGTCTTAATGCCTCGCATTAGAACTCAACTGTATGGTAATGGAGGTCCTATTATCATGGTTCAAGTTGAAAATGAATACGGTTCCTTTGGCGTCAACGatcaaaactacaaattatGGTTGAAACAGCTAACGGAAGATTTTGTCGGGGACACAGCTGTTCTTTTTACGAATGACGGACCGAGCCAAACACCACGTGGTTATCTCGAAGGAGTTTTAGCGACACTTGATTTCGGTTCTGGTTCAAATTCACAAATTGACGGATGGTGGGGCACGTTAAGGAAGTACATGCCAAAAGGACCTCTCGTCAATATTGAATACTATCCTGGCTGGTTGACCCATTGGCAAGAAGACATGCAACGAGTTGACACAGCTCCAGTTGTAAATAGTCTTCGTTACATGTTGCAACAAAATGCGAGTGtcaatttttacatgtttttcgGCGGAACAAATTTTGGCTTCACAGCTGGAGCAAATGATGGCGGACCAAATCGTTATAATGCGGATGTTACTAGTTATGATTACGATGCTCCTATGACTGAAGCGGGAGATATTACGCCAAAATATTTAGCAATCCGTGATGTTATTGGCGAATTTTTGCCACTGCCATCCTTGCCGATACCTGAAATAAGtccaaaagttaaatttgGTCCTGTTTCAATGCGACCAATTTCTGTCCTCCTTTCAAATTTCGCAAAACGTCGACTTAGTCAAGGTGTTATCGAGAACCGGGTACCACTAACCTTCGAAGCTCTCAATCAATATTCCGGTTTGGTGTTGTACGAGACGACTTTGCCAAAGATAAATCGCGATCCCGTCAATTTGCATGCCGAAAATGTGCATGATCGAGCATACGTCTTTGTCGATCGCAATTTTGTTGGTATCATGTCGCGCGAAAATGGTGTCGATACTTTGTCAGTTCCTGCAGGATTAGGTTCCAGGTTGCAGATAGTCGTGGAAAATCAAGgaagaataaatttcaatatccCAAATGATTTTAAAGGATTGCTCGGAAAAGTGAGTTACAATGGAAAAGAGTTAACTGGGTGGAATATGACAAAGTTTCCCCTGGATAATCCCGCGGATATCCTTAAAATGGTGGAAACGTATATGCAACAACCTTTCCCGTCAACATCGCATGGCAGAAGTTTCGTTCGAACTGGACCAACATTCTTCTACGGGACTTTTAACTTGACGAAGCAACAACTGCATGATACTTACTTGAATCCAACGGGATGGGGAAAGGGAATTGCCTACATAAATGGTTTCAATCTTGGGCGGTATTGGCCTCTTGTGGGTCCGCAAATTAGTTTGTATGTGCCCAAGGAGTTGTTGAAAGAGGgggataattatttaataatgttGGAATATCAAAAAGTGCCCGATGCGAGCAGTGTCGTGTTTGACGATCACGAAAGCTTGGATGGGTAG
- the LOC134833577 gene encoding uncharacterized protein LOC134833577 has product MSENDDEVEIIGDGPKDSPLKKADSDDNLYTAGSRVSALDVAWNFNDPEADAALTEFKKRGLLFKDLSSLCDKDLELLGVESSSMRDTMLQYFRQLPKQDPDYEQVLKETDMEEYSTGVLSNISEHINNLKMSLMAAQARFKVQPPEDLVLPDENIPASTLVLKTIEKMMQQCDEMHFLVDEIVSDEFGGGRNGSGQGVFKKIFKSVMWIGGLTLAAYAGQKIIRAKLK; this is encoded by the exons ATGTccgaaaacgacgacgaagttGAAATTATTGGAGATGGACCGAAAGATTCCCCTttaaaaaag GCTGACTCTGATGATAATTTATACACAGCAGGAAGTCGCGTATCTGCCTTGGATGTTGCCTGGAATTTTAACGATCCCGAAGCTGATGCTGCTCTCACAGAGTTCAAAAAGCGCGGACTCCTTTTCAAAGATCTCTCCTCGTTATGCGACAAGGACCTAGAATTACTCGGTGTTGAAAGTTCCAGCATGCGAGACACAATGTTGCAATATTTTCGTCAATTACCAAAGCAGGATCCGGATTATGAGCAAGTTCTCAAGGAAACAGACATGGAAGAGTACAGCACGGGAGTTTTATCGAACATTTCGGAGCACATAAATAACTTGAAAATGTCTCTAATGGCAGCTCAGGCAAGATTTAAGGTACAACCGCCGGAAGATTTGGTCTTGCCAGACGAAAATATCCCGGCATCGACGTTGGTTTTGAAGACAATTGAGAAAATGATGCAACAGTGCGATGAAATGCACTTTTTGGTAGATGAAATTGTGAGTGACGAGTTTGGAGGCGGTCGAAACGGCTCGGGACAAGGAgtttttaagaagattttcAAGTCTGTGATGTGGATTGGAGGCCTTACGTTGGCTGCGTATGCCGGGCAAAAGATTATTCGTGCAAAATTGAAGTGA
- the LOC134834770 gene encoding UDP-N-acetylglucosamine transferase subunit ALG13 homolog encodes MPFSSIFVTVGTTQFNELIKTICTTEVREALKEIGCKTLTIQTGTGDVPTEITEIYANTEGITLKTYELKSTIAQDIKEADLVVSHAGAGSCIEVLRAGKPLLTVINDELADNHQVELAEELCRQGYLFFCTPKRLAQALRQFDATKLKKYEQGNVKEFVKYLDNFMGFDVKA; translated from the coding sequence ATGCCTTTCTCATCGATTTTCGTCACAGTCGGCACCACGCAGTTCAACGAATTGATCAAAACCATTTGCACCACAGAGGTTCGTGAAGCTCTCAAAGAAATTGGTTGCAAAACACTAACAATCCAAACGGGAACTGGTGACGTGCCCACAGAAATTACCGAAATCTACGCCAACACCGAAGGAATCACCCTCAAGACGTACGAACTTAAATCCACAATCGCCCAAGACATCAAAGAAGCAGATTTGGTGGTTTCTCATGCAGGAGCCGGAAGTTGTATCGAAGTGCTGCGCGCAGGAAAACCACTGTTGACCGTTATTAACGACGAATTGGCGGACAATCATCAGGTAGAATTGGCTGAGGAACTCTGTAGACAGGGATATTTGTTCTTTTGCACACCCAAGAGACTCGCACAGGCTTTGAGACAATTCGACGCCacgaaattgaaaaagtacGAACAAGGAAATGTCAAGGAATTCGTCAAGTATTTGGATAATTTCATGGGATTTGATGTAAAAGCGTGA
- the LOC134834443 gene encoding nucleolar protein dao-5 — protein sequence MERFGSIKASKNANHIQNLCRLCGMANPGMTEICEDLGQSVIDLDDDPTLQIKIEACIGIYVTPDDKLSQYCCGICTDKICDFYEFRLMCQSTDIQTRRLMGLPSRVERRLVVVKQESKIKQEESLLMEIAPPPDVAESRKQPNKRPAPKTKFLEPVVQLKRIKIEPEEISCSVCSEKFVSEGDKYAHMYTVHVPSYAKYGCSSCGISFNQLDWKQHRSWHMKRKEPFTCVRCFEPFDKFPIFAKHFQTAKCMLPPPVTQPDIQCELCRKRFGTRNLYQWHSCFIKNKTNCRKCGQYFGNKTKLFTHFLTCPLPFIDVASKKPPETPKTKLKKTEPRTNVVKTEDDLDISALLETSLHETSKDEPCPSKISNLLESVNDAIDKISAERKKSKEERKHKKTLKKITPMKLRIKREPEVETSHDDGPEEDQMPPEEHFGDFDDEDDESSQTSHTTTTEASGNVTPALRIKQEKIDAAYEDVREKPKEPETLQDVIRNIKKEPGVHTQEELREVVKSFNAAPKVKKAINPLAMKNKKKTTPTRQQLILKIKKERSETTENGEKTETSKEIPVKKALNPFAAAKKKKNLLKIPAQLALKIKKEKSQAKEKPKNVVIPSIRIKQEKPDSDEEPHNDQTEAPDYFGINPLSILVQKNAQKKKNGVESVAEETSSKQPDEPVATEPEKSPSIPATTPNPLSIFGAQKGGFVKLTMAGLNFGSKSDENQLPVISNVSSGVEEPQNEEKKDEEVVQETAENSQKIDETVPAETSPVVEVKKPEDVPLKPKTGGFMKISGLTSGGFLQFPGIPNLPTEPKLSSNNPASSPEIAENSQKSPEIIPEAPKINAPPLIPGLQNFSSGFMKLSMPESCPKNDVPDTVSSTISTSMDLDDLISSPQSSQIDMESLLNEKLLDEQRNATTSSNCDTEEFLKEIDDQLRAT from the exons ATGGAGCGTTTTGGATCGATTAAAGCGAGCAAAAATGCGAATCACATTCAGAATTTGTGTCGTTTGTGTGGCATGGCAAATCCGGGAATGACGGAGATTTGCGAGGACCTGGGACAGTCTGTAATTGACTTGGACGACGATCCGACTTTGCAGATTAAAATTGAGGCCTGTATCGGGATTTAT gTCACACCAGATGATAAATTGTCGCAGTACTGTTGCGGAATATGCACCGACAAAATTTGCGACTTTTACGAGTTTCGGCTGATGTGCCAATCAACAGACATCCAAACGCGACGATTAATGGGACTACCCTCACGTGTCGAACGACGATTGGTTGTCGTGAAACAAGAGTCAAAAATCAAGCAGGAAGAGTCacttttgatggaaattgCACCGCCGCCCGATGTCGCCGAGTCTCGTAAGCAGCCCAACAAACGACCGGCGCCGAAAACTAAATTTCTCGAGCCCGTCGTGCAATTAAAACGCATCAAAATCGAACCCGAAGAGATTTCTTGCTCCGTTTGCAGCGAAAAATTCGTGTCGGAGGGCGACAAGTACGCCCACATGTACACCGTTCACGTCCCGAGCTACGCCAAATACGGCTGTTCGTCGTGCGGCATCTCCTTCAATCAGCTCGACTGGAAGCAGCATCGTTCGTGGCACATGAAACGAAAAGAACCGTTCACGTGTGTCCGTTGCTTCGAgccttttgataaatttccgaTTTTCGCCAAGCATTTCCAGACAGCAAAGTGCATGTTGCCGCCGCCCGTCACCCAACCCGATATTCAATGCGAATTGTGTCGCAAGCGCTTCGGCACCCGCAATTTGTACCAATGGCACTCGtgcttcatcaaaaataagacAAATTGTCGCAAGTGCGGACAGTATTTCGGCAATAAAACGAAACTTTTTACGCATTTTCTCACCTGTCCGTTGCCGTTTATCGATGTGGCGTCGAAAAAACCGCCGGAAACGCCCAAAACGAAACTTAAAAAGACCGAGCCACGCACGAATGTCGTAAAAACCGAAGACGATTTGGATATTTCGGCACTTTTGGAAACGAGTTTGCACGAAACGAGCAAAGATGAGCCCTGTCCGTCGAAAATTAGTAACTTGCTGGAGTCCGTAAATGACgcaattgacaaaatttccgCCGAACGGAAAAAATCCAAGGAAGAACGGAAACACAAGAAGACTCTGAAGAAAATTACTCCGATGAAATTGAGAATAAAACGTGAACCAGAGGTGGAAACGAGTCACGATGATGGCCCCGAAGAAGATCAAATGCCTCCCGAAGAGCATTTTGGAGATTTTGACGACGAGGACGACGAAAGTTCGCAAACAAGTCACACAACAACGACTGAAGCTTCGGGAAATGTCACTCCCGCCCTTCGAATTAAGCAGGAAAAAATCGATGCCGCCTACGAAGATGTCCGGGAAAAGCCAAAAGAGCCGGAAACGTTGCAAGATGTCATcagaaatatcaaaaaagagCCTGGCGTTCACACGCAAGAGGAGCTACGTGAAGTTGTAAAGTCATTTAATGCCGCTCCGAAGGTCAAAAAGGCCATCAATCCACTGGCgatgaaaaataagaagaaaacgaCGCCAACGCGACAACAATTAATACTCAAAATCAAAAAGGAACGCTCAGAAACCACCGAAAATGGTGAAAAAACGGAAACTTCTAAGGAAATTCCAGTCAAAAAAGCTCTCAATCCCTTTGCGGCagcgaaaaagaagaaaaatctacTTAAAATTCCCGCACAACTGGCACTCAAaatcaaaaaggaaaaatctcAGGCGAAAGAAAAGCCGAAAAATGTCGTCATTCCAAGTATTCGcattaaacaagaaaaacccGACAGTGACGAAGAACCTCACAACGATCAAACGGAGGCTCCGGACTACTTTGGAATCAACCCGTTATCgattttggtacaaaaaaatgcacaaaagaagaaaaatggcgTCGAAAGTGTTGCTGAGGAAACATCATCCAAGCAACCTGACGAACCTGTGGCAACTGAACCTGAAAAATCTCCATCGATTCCAGCAACGACTCCGAATCCCTTGTCAATATTTGGCGCCCAAAAAGGTGGTTTTGTCAAATTAACCATGGCTGGACTGAATTTCGGGTCAAAAAGTGACGAAAATCAACTTCCGGTAATCTCGAATGTTTCTAGTGGAGTCGAAGAACcgcaaaatgaagaaaaaaaggatgagGAAGTAGTTCAAGAAACAGCAGAAAATAGCCAGAAAATAGATGAAACAGTTCCTGCAGAGACAAGTCCAGTTGTGGAAGTGAAAAAGCCAGAAGATGTTCCTTTAAAACCCAAAACCGGTGGGTTCATGAAGATTTCCGGATTGACTTCGGGGGGATTTTTGCAATTTccag gtaTTCCAAATTTACCGACAGAGCCAAAACTTTCCTCCAACAATCCAGCGTCTTCTCCTGAAATTGCCGAAAACTCTCAAAAATCACCCGAAATTATTCCCGAAGCACCGAAAATCAATGCACCACCGCTAATTCCGGGCCTCCAGAATTTCAGTTCGGGCTTCATGAAGCTCTCTATGCCCGAATCTTGCCCCAAAAATGACGTGCCCGACACCGTTTCCAGTACAATATCCACCTCGATGGACCTGGACGACCTAATTTCGTCGCCGCAATCATCACAAATCGACATGGAATCCTTACTCAATGAAAAACTGCTGGACGAGCAAAGAAACGCCACGACATCCAGCAATTGTGATACCGAAGAATTTCTCAAAGAAATTGACGATCAACTGAGAGCCAcgtaa